The genomic interval TGCTCATGATGGAAAGTCCGCCCACGCTCCACCGCGTGGGCGGACTTGTCGTGATCACCGGCGGCGAAGGCGGATTGGGCCGGGCGCTCTCCGCCGCCTTTGAAAAGGCTGGCCACACGGTGCTCGCTCCCGGCCGCCGCGAGCTCGATGTGACCGATCCGGGAGCCGTTCGCGATTTCTTCCGCCGTCACGAGCCCGAGCTTCTGGTCTGCAATGCCGGCATCACCCGCGATGCTCCCCTCGCCCGCCTGGATGAGGAGGCATGGGATCAGGTCATCGACGTCAATCTCCGTGGCGCCGCCCGTTGCGCCGCGGCCGCCTCCCGCCCGATGCTGCGCGCACGGCGGGGCCACATCGTCTTCATCTCCAGCTTCTCCGCCCTCCATCCGCCGGCAGGGCAAGCGGCCTACGCCGCCGCGAAAGCCGGGCTCATCGGCCTCGGGAAAAGCCTCGCCCGCGAACTCGGACCTGCCGGGATCCGGGTGAATGGCATCCTTCCCGGCTTCCTCG from Luteolibacter sp. Y139 carries:
- a CDS encoding SDR family NAD(P)-dependent oxidoreductase — translated: MMESPPTLHRVGGLVVITGGEGGLGRALSAAFEKAGHTVLAPGRRELDVTDPGAVRDFFRRHEPELLVCNAGITRDAPLARLDEEAWDQVIDVNLRGAARCAAAASRPMLRARRGHIVFISSFSALHPPAGQAAYAAAKAGLIGLGKSLARELGPAGIRVNGILPGFLDTPMTAGLSGERREQIRRDHVLGRSNTPEAVASFLVHLHDHLPHTSGQVFQLDSRIG